A genomic segment from Diospyros lotus cultivar Yz01 chromosome 5, ASM1463336v1, whole genome shotgun sequence encodes:
- the LOC127801768 gene encoding protein CURVATURE THYLAKOID 1A, chloroplastic isoform X2 yields MALATTTASTSMATTAVFLPCRLPATAKTPRCSVLPYLPPQPRLSTAPSSPSLKHLSESRRFSLLQVRASEESSPPVDAGELFSDLKEKWDAVENKSTVIIYGGGAVVGVWLASIVVGAINSVPLLPKIMELVGLGYTGWFVYRYLLFKQSRKELATDIEALKKKIAGTE; encoded by the exons ATGGCATTGGCAACAACCACCGCTTCCACTTCCATGGCGACCACCGCCGTATTCCTCCCTTGCCGGCTGCCAGCCACTGCCAAAACGCCCCGTTGCTCCGTTCTGCCCTACCTTCCTCCCCAGCCTCGCTTGTCCACCGCCCCATCCTCCCCTTCCTTGAAACACCTCTCAg AATCCCGGAGGTTTTCTCTGCTCCAAGTCAGAGCCTCAGAGGAATCGTCCCCTCCCGTTGATGCTGGGGAGTTATTCAGCGATCTGAAggaaaag TGGGATGCAGTAGAAAACAAATCTACAGTAATTATTTATGGAGGCGGGGCTGTAGTCGGAGTTTGGCTAGCTTCAATTGTTGTTGGGGCCATCAACTCTGTCCCTCTG CTTCCAAAGATCATGGAGTTGGTAGGGCTTGGATATACCGGATGGTTTGTCTACCGATACCTCTTGTTCAAG CAAAGTAGAAAAGAGCTGGCTACGGACATTGAAgcattgaagaagaagattgccGGAACCGAATAG
- the LOC127801767 gene encoding uncharacterized protein LOC127801767 produces the protein MMRILDVKRLKSLNPSVEVLSQQFTQRCSVSGTAKGKGKLKAAQPLKRSKVSIKKGKLGESAEKGGGGRQKDVFEKMIDDCLDATAPVRYLNPKEREREAMREKMGLISKARAKEIEMLKKKNRDFDSPMMIGTPGLDLITLGVVDADAIPKYDLTVEDGRQLAKEYSRVLMRKHRARQAAESTLLRLKKEAIEALPEHLKAAALVPDLTPFPANRFMATLTPPIEGYIEKVKEAAQKSTVKEKLR, from the coding sequence ATGATGCGAATACTTGATGTGAAGAGATTGAAATCTCTGAACCCATCGGTGGAGGTTTTGAGCCAGCAATTTACTCAGAGATGCTCTGTAAGTGGAACTGCAAAAGGTAAAGGCAAGCTCAAAGCGGCGCAGCCGCTGAAGCGATCGAAGGTTTCTATCAAAAAGGGGAAACTCGGAGAGAGTGCCGAGAAAGGCGGAGGCGGCAGACAAAAAGATGTTTTTGAGAAGATGATTGACGATTGCCTGGATGCTACTGCACCTGTCCGGTATTTGAATCCTAAAGAGAGGGAGCGGGAAGCCATGCGAGAGAAGATGGGGCTAATTAGCAAAGCCCGGGCCAAAGAGATCGAAATGCTGAAAAAGAAGAACAGAGATTTTGATTCACCTATGATGATTGGCACGCCCGGTTTGGATCTGATCACATTGGGTGTGGTTGATGCTGATGCCATTCCGAAGTATGACTTGACGGTTGAAGATGGTCGGCAGTTGGCAAAGGAGTACAGTAGGGTTCTGATGAGGAAGCACCGAGCAAGGCAGGCGGCAGAGTCAACGTTGTTGAGGTTGAAGAAGGAGGCAATTGAGGCACTGCCTGAGCATTTGAAAGCTGCAGCTTTGGTTCCCGATCTGACTCCTTTCCCGGCAAATCGATTTATGGCAACTTTGACACCTCCTATTGAAGGGTACATTGAGAAGGTCAAAGAGGCTGCACAGAAGAGTACTGTGAAGGAGAAGCTCAGATAG